The genomic interval TTCGAGCAATCGAAAGGCGGGACCGGCCCCGGCGAGACGTTCGAGGGCACGGCCAATCCCGGCAGTTTCCCGCACACGCTGCTCATTCGCGGGCCCGAGTCGGGCGCGTGGGACATTGAAGAAGCGCGGATCACGTATTTTACGCAAGGCGATCAGCCGTATGCCGTGCGTCTTGGGGCGGTCACACTCGATGCCGACGCCGATCTCAATATCTGGTACGAACGTCCGCAGAAGGTTTTTGACGTCTAGCGACTCGGAAAGGCACGATCAGCGCATGACTACTATAGAGCTTTCCAGGCAGCAATGCGTCCCATGCCGCGGCGGCGTGCCGCCGCTTGCGGGCGCCCAACTC from Candidatus Hydrogenedentota bacterium carries:
- a CDS encoding helicase — translated: MPKLNTFDVVIRTGARGPGAAPKWSINGFVVDFEQSKGGTGPGETFEGTANPGSFPHTLLIRGPESGAWDIEEARITYFTQGDQPYAVRLGAVTLDADADLNIWYERPQKVFDV